From a single Cupriavidus taiwanensis LMG 19424 genomic region:
- a CDS encoding LysR family transcriptional regulator yields the protein MTSPAHSRNSRLHFDLTTIQLFIAVADQGSITRGAERLHLAPAAASRRILELESQLGVSLFERLPHGMACTEAGRALLAHARGITHTVQRMQDDAASFVGGDLGVVRVAAPKSAVIQFLPFDIQRCATECPGVRIDLQEMNSQEVQQSLRRGTVDIGIYEGSLGVVDLPTAPYRSDRLVLVVARGHALAKRKKVTTEDVLDCDLIVLGESSAISVGLERLAEDAGRVLRMRMRVSGFDSIAALVAQNLGGGVMPEAIAREVAGGSRFVRLPIVGEWAARHFVLCHRPHGTLSSAALSVLQVLAQNAKPESRK from the coding sequence GTGACGTCCCCCGCCCACTCACGCAATTCAAGGCTGCATTTCGACCTCACGACCATCCAGCTCTTCATCGCCGTAGCCGACCAGGGCAGCATCACCCGCGGCGCCGAACGCCTCCACCTAGCGCCCGCCGCCGCTTCCCGCCGCATCCTCGAACTGGAATCCCAGCTCGGCGTCTCCCTGTTCGAGCGCCTGCCCCACGGCATGGCCTGTACCGAAGCCGGCCGCGCGCTGCTGGCCCACGCCCGCGGCATTACGCACACCGTCCAGCGCATGCAGGACGACGCCGCGTCCTTCGTCGGCGGCGACCTCGGCGTGGTGCGGGTGGCGGCCCCAAAGTCCGCCGTGATCCAGTTCCTGCCGTTCGACATCCAGCGCTGCGCCACGGAATGCCCGGGTGTCCGGATTGACCTGCAGGAGATGAACAGCCAGGAGGTCCAGCAGTCGCTGCGCCGTGGCACGGTCGACATCGGCATCTACGAGGGCAGCCTGGGCGTGGTCGACCTGCCGACCGCGCCGTACCGCAGTGACCGGCTGGTGCTGGTGGTGGCGCGCGGGCATGCGCTGGCGAAGCGCAAGAAGGTGACGACGGAGGACGTGCTGGACTGCGACCTGATCGTGCTGGGCGAAAGTTCGGCGATCTCGGTGGGGCTGGAGCGGCTGGCGGAGGATGCGGGGCGGGTGTTGCGGATGCGCATGCGGGTGAGCGGGTTCGACAGCATCGCGGCGCTGGTCGCGCAGAACCTTGGGGGCGGGGTGATGCCTGAGGCGATTGCGCGCGAGGTGGCGGGCGGCAGCCGTTTCGTGCGGTTGCCGATTGTTGGGGAGTGGGCGGCGCGGCATTTTGTGCTGTGCCATCGGCCCCACGGGACGCTGTCGTCGGCGGCGCTGAGCGTGCTGCAGGTGCTTGCGCAAAACGCGAAACCTGAATCCCGAAAATAG
- a CDS encoding Imm52 family immunity protein: protein MNSIPALELSFRRKEDGLIDVRRQLAELYEFARIVGRYSKLLDEWYLSYGDSKEEALRYHAFDETGPTTAALAVLEERNRGVTDIRSIALWNGAEKTAQQASLTSLVNVLGPPDRVALSLRIEPSFADWKVPLLWLEAAVAIWRPLVASFGPFWYNEHKVFRDRPGVSWLFYLPRILSEQQVPEAGLLHPVLNKEGKQIGTVVVSIIDEPFSEHNPEHVRVANAIEIRLADQDLLPRYAEL from the coding sequence ATGAACTCTATACCTGCACTCGAACTCTCATTCCGGCGCAAGGAAGATGGCCTCATCGACGTCCGGCGCCAGTTGGCAGAGCTTTATGAGTTTGCTCGGATTGTCGGAAGGTATTCGAAACTTCTCGACGAATGGTATCTGTCGTACGGCGACAGCAAAGAAGAAGCGCTTCGTTATCACGCTTTCGACGAAACCGGACCAACCACTGCGGCGCTGGCGGTCCTTGAGGAGCGCAATAGAGGTGTCACCGATATCCGTTCGATTGCTCTTTGGAATGGCGCGGAGAAGACTGCTCAGCAGGCTTCGCTCACGTCGCTCGTCAATGTGCTTGGCCCACCGGACAGGGTTGCGCTATCACTTCGCATTGAGCCTTCCTTCGCTGACTGGAAAGTGCCGCTACTCTGGTTGGAAGCCGCAGTTGCAATCTGGAGGCCGCTTGTCGCGAGCTTTGGTCCATTCTGGTACAACGAACACAAGGTATTCCGGGATCGTCCAGGCGTGAGTTGGCTGTTCTACCTGCCACGCATTCTTTCGGAGCAGCAGGTGCCAGAAGCAGGACTGTTGCATCCGGTACTGAACAAGGAAGGGAAGCAGATCGGCACGGTAGTCGTCAGCATCATCGACGAGCCCTTCTCTGAGCACAATCCAGAACATGTTCGTGTGGCAAACGCAATCGAGATCCGGCTGGCTGATCAGGATTTGCTGCCTCGGTATGCGGAGCTGTGA
- a CDS encoding restriction endonuclease fold toxin 5 domain-containing protein produces MASLAAPAIRLIATRVIQWLAAATAAGAAAEAARQRTKDADDAKTTPISRAEPQTKTKEKCKVCTPDMGRPFVRSTAGWSPISIEYQARIVGMPVGPGVITEWQFSGVTFDGFASTECLLKEAKAKYDQFFDEFGGVYGWWESSAKVIELEAYRQASTAVPRPPVRLRWHFMQPVSYRYFSQIIQAAFPDIEVVFQP; encoded by the coding sequence ATGGCATCGCTCGCGGCTCCGGCTATACGCTTGATTGCAACAAGGGTGATCCAATGGCTTGCTGCAGCTACCGCTGCCGGCGCAGCAGCTGAAGCCGCGCGGCAGCGTACGAAGGATGCAGACGACGCGAAAACTACGCCCATCTCGCGTGCCGAACCTCAGACGAAGACAAAAGAAAAATGCAAAGTATGCACGCCTGATATGGGTCGCCCTTTCGTGCGATCTACCGCAGGGTGGTCTCCGATCTCAATTGAGTATCAGGCGCGAATTGTGGGTATGCCAGTCGGACCTGGCGTGATTACGGAATGGCAATTCTCTGGTGTGACTTTCGATGGCTTCGCATCCACCGAGTGCCTTCTGAAAGAAGCCAAAGCGAAATACGACCAGTTTTTCGACGAATTTGGTGGGGTCTATGGGTGGTGGGAATCGAGCGCAAAGGTCATAGAGCTTGAAGCTTATCGTCAAGCATCGACAGCGGTGCCGAGACCACCAGTTCGGCTTCGATGGCATTTCATGCAGCCAGTCAGCTATCGATACTTCTCTCAGATCATTCAAGCAGCATTTCCCGACATTGAAGTGGTATTCCAGCCATGA
- a CDS encoding DUF4123 domain-containing protein — protein MDVLDRYSQLRARLQTLNLYALVDGALYQQHRERQLEHVPGVVVALFSGTADDALAHAGPWLVDATQVTDAVLRDLTLLETTAPAVTWLIAEANLTGLSQLLQLRLDVKLPDGRIALLRFWDPRVLAALFQLMAGDQRTEFFGHIYEWHFLDKGIRVWIGRQHADAQ, from the coding sequence ATGGATGTCCTCGATCGATACAGTCAACTGCGTGCACGCTTGCAGACGCTCAACCTGTATGCGCTGGTGGATGGCGCGCTCTATCAGCAGCATCGGGAGCGACAGCTTGAACACGTGCCCGGCGTGGTGGTTGCCTTGTTCTCCGGTACAGCGGATGACGCGCTGGCACATGCTGGACCTTGGCTGGTTGATGCGACGCAGGTAACCGATGCAGTCCTGCGTGACTTGACCTTGCTGGAGACGACCGCACCGGCCGTCACCTGGCTCATCGCTGAAGCCAACCTCACGGGGCTTTCACAACTGTTGCAGCTGCGACTCGACGTCAAGCTGCCCGACGGACGAATCGCACTCTTGCGGTTTTGGGATCCACGTGTGCTGGCAGCTCTCTTTCAGTTGATGGCAGGTGACCAACGAACGGAATTCTTCGGCCATATCTACGAATGGCACTTCCTGGACAAGGGCATCAGAGTTTGGATAGGGAGACAGCATGCTGACGCTCAGTGA
- a CDS encoding PAAR domain-containing protein yields MISGLICVGDRTTHGGTVITGDATSIIGNRAMARAGDMTICPKCKGAFPILAGDGIITAPNGVPYARHMDRTACGARLLASQDSTLASDMETPAVADFEPAGIAAVTGSGLCLDCLMKAAATGSATVVRG; encoded by the coding sequence GTGATCTCCGGACTCATTTGCGTGGGCGACCGGACTACGCACGGAGGGACAGTCATTACCGGCGATGCCACGAGCATCATCGGTAATCGCGCCATGGCGCGTGCAGGGGACATGACCATCTGTCCCAAGTGCAAGGGTGCTTTTCCGATCCTGGCGGGCGACGGAATTATCACTGCGCCCAATGGCGTTCCCTACGCCAGGCATATGGACCGCACCGCCTGCGGTGCCAGGTTGCTAGCCAGCCAGGACAGCACGTTGGCAAGCGACATGGAAACACCAGCGGTTGCCGACTTTGAACCGGCAGGAATCGCGGCTGTAACGGGTTCTGGCCTCTGCCTGGATTGCTTGATGAAGGCGGCTGCGACAGGGTCGGCGACTGTCGTGCGAGGGTAG
- a CDS encoding YciI family protein, protein MIFAVRFHDRPDQLALRNAFLQTHLDWLAQHRDMIPIAGSLREAPNEGAVGGLWIVRAADRAEVEALIQTDPFWTQGLRERVEIHSWHRAFDDPVTL, encoded by the coding sequence ATGATCTTTGCCGTTCGCTTCCACGACAGGCCTGACCAGCTGGCTCTGCGCAACGCATTCTTGCAGACCCATCTCGATTGGCTAGCCCAGCATCGCGACATGATCCCGATCGCCGGCTCTTTGCGCGAAGCTCCGAATGAAGGTGCGGTTGGCGGGCTCTGGATTGTCCGGGCTGCGGATCGCGCGGAGGTTGAGGCCCTCATTCAAACGGATCCGTTCTGGACGCAAGGCCTACGCGAGCGCGTGGAGATTCACAGCTGGCACAGGGCTTTCGATGATCCGGTAACCCTTTGA
- a CDS encoding ATP-binding cassette domain-containing protein: MRFLLDLYKDWIFACRIAVRKYPALPTHFCGATLFVALSAALSTLVPYLLRETTNALSVDATLTATGMPVILAAAYGLTWTTARACEWLKAMIFAAVLARCDAAFHNAIFARLIRADYPRLNALDPGKLVSVIARSRTAFSAITFSVFWAIIPIVLQLVLSSVVLWQLTDGAFALGFAISVLLLFAATWLLAEQSKSAHEEIFSGADMLSSHLVERLGFMLDIKLNKAYAREDAALQRTLDVYIGKVTRGNIRLALLLAAQAICTGLLLTLLSVTTAYGVTRSVLRSGDFVMIVSYVVTLAMPFTNLAGSLSDLRRNHLALREGFGLLKTPIERSESSLHIDRAADEVCRIENAVVTQGGKQILQDVNITIRRGEFVALIGPSGAGKSSLVHLMLGLASPAAGTVYLLGTDVSKLSVSDIASEVAVAPQAPMILTGSLRENLTYGCDTLPSDRALHELVALLELHAIAADGSGNILDRPLGIQGRDLSGGERQRVALGRALARRPAVLILDEPTSSLDPEREERIFARVRERVPTLIVVTHRHALVRASDRVYRIANGSVQGHSVSDANAAL, translated from the coding sequence ATGAGGTTTCTGTTGGATTTGTATAAGGACTGGATCTTCGCCTGTCGAATCGCGGTCAGGAAGTACCCAGCCTTGCCAACCCACTTCTGCGGAGCAACCCTGTTTGTAGCGCTGTCCGCGGCATTGTCAACGCTGGTTCCCTACCTTTTACGCGAGACAACCAACGCTCTGTCTGTAGACGCCACGCTCACCGCTACAGGCATGCCGGTGATTCTGGCAGCCGCGTACGGACTTACCTGGACTACCGCTCGCGCCTGCGAGTGGCTGAAAGCGATGATCTTCGCGGCAGTTCTCGCCAGGTGTGATGCCGCATTCCATAACGCCATCTTTGCCAGACTGATCAGGGCTGACTACCCGCGCCTGAATGCGCTGGATCCAGGCAAGCTGGTCTCAGTCATTGCGCGAAGTCGCACCGCTTTCAGTGCAATCACGTTTTCGGTGTTCTGGGCAATCATCCCGATTGTTCTCCAGTTGGTACTCTCCAGCGTCGTTCTGTGGCAGCTGACCGACGGCGCGTTCGCTCTCGGATTTGCCATCTCCGTGCTACTTCTCTTTGCCGCGACATGGTTGCTTGCAGAGCAAAGCAAAAGCGCTCATGAAGAGATCTTCAGCGGTGCCGACATGCTGTCGAGCCATCTGGTTGAAAGACTTGGATTCATGCTGGACATCAAACTCAACAAGGCATACGCGAGAGAAGATGCCGCGTTGCAACGCACGCTTGATGTCTATATCGGCAAAGTCACTCGTGGGAACATCAGGCTCGCACTTCTGCTGGCTGCGCAGGCCATCTGCACCGGCCTTTTGCTTACGCTGCTTTCGGTGACGACCGCATACGGCGTCACTCGCTCCGTACTGCGCTCGGGCGATTTTGTCATGATCGTCAGCTACGTCGTGACACTGGCGATGCCATTCACCAACCTCGCGGGATCGCTGTCCGATTTGCGCCGCAACCATCTCGCGCTGCGCGAAGGTTTTGGTCTGCTGAAGACGCCAATTGAGCGCAGTGAATCGAGCTTGCACATCGACCGTGCAGCGGATGAAGTCTGCCGCATCGAGAACGCAGTTGTCACGCAAGGCGGAAAACAGATTCTGCAGGACGTGAACATCACTATCAGACGGGGCGAGTTCGTCGCGCTCATCGGGCCATCGGGCGCGGGCAAATCGAGCCTGGTTCACCTAATGCTCGGACTCGCCAGCCCCGCGGCTGGCACGGTATATCTACTTGGCACGGACGTCAGCAAGCTTTCAGTCAGCGACATCGCCAGCGAAGTCGCCGTCGCACCTCAGGCACCTATGATCCTGACCGGTTCACTCAGGGAGAATCTGACCTACGGCTGTGACACCTTGCCTTCAGACCGCGCGCTGCACGAACTCGTTGCCTTGCTTGAACTGCATGCGATCGCCGCAGACGGAAGCGGCAACATCCTGGACCGTCCGCTGGGCATTCAAGGCAGGGACCTATCAGGAGGGGAACGTCAGCGCGTCGCACTGGGCCGAGCACTCGCTCGCCGTCCGGCGGTCCTCATTCTGGACGAACCCACCTCATCGCTCGATCCGGAACGCGAGGAGCGCATCTTTGCGCGTGTCCGGGAGCGGGTGCCGACGCTGATCGTGGTTACGCATCGACATGCGCTTGTTCGGGCGTCAGACCGCGTATATCGCATCGCGAACGGCAGCGTCCAAGGGCATTCTGTGAGCGATGCGAATGCGGCGCTTTGA
- a CDS encoding GNAT family N-acetyltransferase: MTTDRYIEPLWERMCSGIDLRSHAMPVRPCDGSDIEKLASLAHAAFEETVDHEPLGLWTRKISSIINGKYGTFLPTASFMADATAGQLAGVVLATNFLFYRGPVIALIAVHPCAQGAGLGTYLLRSCVNALSVEGFTVCRARISPGNDVSKRLFQRNAFVLRELWVG, from the coding sequence ATGACCACGGACCGTTACATTGAGCCGCTGTGGGAGCGAATGTGTTCGGGCATCGATCTCCGATCGCATGCCATGCCGGTAAGGCCTTGCGACGGCAGTGACATCGAGAAGCTGGCATCGCTGGCTCATGCTGCCTTCGAAGAAACAGTCGATCATGAACCGCTGGGGCTATGGACCCGTAAGATTTCGTCGATCATCAATGGCAAGTACGGCACCTTCTTGCCAACGGCTTCCTTTATGGCGGACGCAACTGCTGGCCAATTGGCAGGAGTGGTACTCGCCACCAATTTTCTGTTCTATCGGGGTCCTGTCATTGCGCTGATCGCAGTCCATCCTTGTGCGCAAGGCGCGGGTCTGGGTACCTATCTCTTGCGCAGCTGCGTGAATGCGCTTTCTGTCGAGGGATTCACCGTGTGTCGCGCGAGAATATCGCCCGGCAACGACGTGTCGAAGCGACTGTTTCAGCGCAACGCCTTCGTCCTTCGGGAACTGTGGGTGGGGTAG
- a CDS encoding M81 family metallopeptidase, with the protein MPTYVRQATPSGTIEAGAYAAMKQDILEGIRAALPVDGVLLALHGAGVADGTEDIEGDLALAVRALVGPGVPIAAVYDLHGNMTDAMRDACDLTLPCKLYPHTDFHDRGIEAVELLLEMIRGKLTPVTAMRRLPMLPYIVTTQDGFIPAEVNDVCRKLAAQPGVIDCSWFHGFPYADIAAPCPAVVCTTTGDAALAQRCVDEVAQWIWSHREAFRPTFPTPAQGVALALSAAEGPVVVNEYADNAGGGTPGDGTHLLRALLDANPPAGTCCFASINDAAVVAQAQRAGVGATIRVSLGGKQGRFQGAPIKAGAYVKCITDGRFVNRAGSMFEGVRFDLGVMCRLIINGVDVIVASRAEQIFDVEPFVLHGVDVTGHKLVAIKGANHFRAGYRTVARQIISVDCEGLSTAAIASFPHERLVGEFWPLSNEVQFDGGAVAHSCSGFTAPGLLAVILLEAAMKTKSAGTHVRTIKISRTHFPVVPGSSNNFTGLREIPWIRLRGVWLERAGFRVGQSLKVKVQRRRVIIWVE; encoded by the coding sequence ATTCCCACCTATGTCAGGCAGGCGACGCCCTCGGGCACGATCGAAGCCGGCGCGTATGCCGCAATGAAGCAAGACATCCTCGAAGGCATTCGCGCTGCGCTGCCGGTTGACGGCGTGCTGCTGGCCCTGCATGGCGCCGGTGTCGCCGACGGCACTGAAGACATCGAAGGCGATCTGGCGCTTGCCGTTCGTGCGCTGGTCGGGCCGGGTGTCCCGATTGCCGCGGTCTACGATTTGCACGGCAACATGACGGACGCGATGCGCGACGCTTGCGACCTGACGTTGCCGTGCAAGCTGTATCCGCATACCGACTTCCATGACCGGGGCATCGAAGCCGTCGAGCTGCTGCTTGAGATGATTCGGGGCAAGCTCACACCGGTCACCGCAATGCGACGCCTGCCGATGCTGCCGTACATCGTGACGACACAAGACGGGTTCATCCCGGCGGAAGTCAACGACGTTTGCCGGAAGCTGGCCGCACAACCCGGCGTCATCGACTGCTCGTGGTTCCACGGTTTCCCCTACGCGGATATCGCGGCGCCCTGCCCGGCGGTCGTGTGCACCACAACCGGAGACGCCGCGCTTGCGCAGCGTTGCGTCGACGAAGTCGCGCAATGGATCTGGTCGCATCGCGAGGCGTTCCGTCCGACGTTTCCGACCCCCGCACAGGGCGTCGCCCTTGCCCTGTCGGCGGCAGAGGGGCCGGTCGTTGTCAACGAGTACGCAGACAACGCGGGCGGCGGCACACCCGGAGACGGCACGCATCTGCTTCGCGCGTTACTGGACGCCAATCCGCCAGCCGGCACGTGCTGTTTCGCGTCGATCAACGATGCTGCCGTGGTTGCACAAGCACAGCGCGCGGGTGTCGGTGCCACGATCAGGGTCTCGCTGGGCGGCAAGCAAGGCCGCTTCCAGGGCGCGCCGATCAAGGCCGGTGCCTATGTGAAATGCATCACGGACGGTCGTTTCGTGAATCGCGCCGGCTCGATGTTCGAAGGCGTTCGCTTCGACCTGGGGGTGATGTGTCGCCTCATCATCAACGGTGTCGATGTCATCGTGGCTTCGCGTGCGGAGCAGATTTTTGATGTCGAGCCGTTTGTACTGCATGGGGTGGATGTTACTGGGCACAAGCTCGTTGCGATCAAGGGGGCCAACCACTTCCGTGCTGGATATCGGACGGTGGCCAGGCAGATCATTTCCGTCGACTGTGAAGGCTTGAGTACGGCTGCGATTGCGTCGTTCCCGCATGAAAGGCTGGTCGGAGAGTTTTGGCCTTTGTCGAATGAGGTGCAGTTCGATGGCGGCGCAGTCGCACACTCTTGCAGCGGCTTTACCGCACCCGGACTGCTTGCGGTCATTCTCTTGGAAGCCGCCATGAAAACCAAATCTGCAGGCACGCACGTTCGGACAATCAAGATTAGCCGAACCCACTTCCCGGTTGTTCCAGGTAGCAGCAACAATTTCACTGGTCTGCGGGAGATTCCGTGGATTCGGTTGAGAGGTGTTTGGTTGGAGCGGGCGGGATTCCGCGTCGGCCAATCGCTGAAGGTAAAAGTTCAGCGTCGGCGGGTAATTATTTGGGTGGAATAA
- a CDS encoding P-loop NTPase: MTEKYGKLLAAVEPAIAMNRFRAFGGIDCHSIFGEILSTLQEMAPAATAPSAVSPIAGWEIIDAACLGALPPLCHDDVIRYFDGATPTWRHAVCAGIPSRAAVAEIGRRLEEARSSKAACSLQLIRAAGGEGKSTLLLQAAAECAKSGDWNVLWRPASRIGLPPEHISTLDPTKPWLIVADDAENLVRNLSEAASLLHEAGSTHVHFLLAARDTDWRHSKGNQQPWNTLLTKYPDILLRELQPEDANRLVDAWQKFGSDGLRKLASLADRGKQTAALLEAIQGAAAGNEGSFFGGLLDVRFGPDGLRSHVIALLQRLKHTKIADSNHTLFDALLYVAACHAVGIPGIDDRVLADLLRVERDWIQTCVVNPLGEEAAAVRSAGHVFTRHRNVAAAILVSAEQDFGADTAEVWSAIVRQTVRTGTEVQMDRRWFSSIIHAGPRLQRALPSQFSEQRRKEIAVSAAKADIAAEPDRLCALVDLCKTYRNAGESATAVQVFRENVSALPTKIDFDSDVRGYWYEWGIAEGSAVDDAAHPAADAWLQGLSVADHLKTAPITTDHAKLGCAGLGVAFGKLAEPRPDCPYARARRATAYLGRLTKPDPKTLSYFDKHDRDAETIHTPRPRSLEEAIVWLTTAVAQAGHELQDPFLKALAKPEQVSFDMLRNLLKSVQSPRSGSMRPSLKSVSNASAEFGGRLMLQKMHSELKERINSGVERVLKQAWEAVPDDTAEEARFSTAKRKAGEAITRLSPAIRKQVKAHFDSTNWEPLRSHKPQT; this comes from the coding sequence GTGACGGAAAAGTACGGGAAACTCCTTGCTGCTGTCGAACCCGCCATCGCGATGAATCGATTCAGGGCGTTTGGCGGTATCGACTGCCACAGCATTTTTGGCGAGATTCTCTCCACGCTGCAGGAAATGGCGCCGGCCGCTACGGCTCCCTCGGCCGTTTCGCCAATTGCAGGATGGGAAATCATTGACGCTGCTTGCCTAGGTGCGCTACCACCGCTTTGCCACGACGATGTTATACGGTATTTCGATGGCGCAACCCCTACTTGGCGACATGCAGTGTGCGCAGGTATCCCGAGTCGGGCCGCTGTCGCAGAGATCGGCCGCCGCCTTGAGGAAGCCAGAAGCTCTAAGGCTGCCTGTTCGCTTCAGCTCATCCGCGCCGCCGGAGGCGAAGGCAAATCCACGCTCCTTCTACAAGCTGCCGCCGAATGTGCGAAAAGCGGAGACTGGAATGTCTTGTGGCGTCCAGCTTCCCGCATCGGTCTGCCCCCGGAGCACATCAGTACTTTGGATCCGACCAAACCTTGGCTCATCGTCGCCGACGATGCCGAAAATCTGGTTCGCAACCTCAGCGAGGCCGCTAGCCTCCTGCACGAAGCCGGCAGTACTCATGTTCACTTTCTCTTGGCTGCACGCGATACCGACTGGCGTCATAGCAAGGGTAACCAACAGCCTTGGAACACCTTGCTGACGAAGTACCCCGACATCCTACTTCGCGAACTGCAGCCAGAAGACGCGAACAGGTTGGTCGACGCATGGCAGAAATTTGGCAGCGATGGCTTGCGTAAACTCGCCTCACTAGCGGACAGGGGTAAGCAAACAGCCGCGCTCCTCGAAGCCATACAGGGAGCCGCCGCTGGTAATGAGGGCTCGTTCTTTGGCGGATTGCTCGATGTGCGATTTGGACCGGACGGATTACGAAGCCATGTCATTGCTCTGCTCCAGCGGTTGAAGCACACGAAGATTGCGGACAGCAACCATACTCTGTTTGATGCGCTCCTTTACGTCGCCGCCTGTCATGCGGTGGGTATTCCGGGTATTGACGACAGGGTTCTCGCAGACTTGCTTCGCGTGGAGCGCGACTGGATTCAGACTTGTGTTGTAAATCCACTTGGCGAAGAGGCCGCCGCCGTCCGAAGTGCGGGACATGTGTTCACCCGCCATCGCAACGTAGCTGCTGCCATCTTGGTTTCTGCCGAACAGGACTTTGGTGCGGATACCGCAGAAGTTTGGAGCGCCATTGTGCGCCAGACAGTGCGGACAGGCACGGAGGTTCAAATGGATCGCCGTTGGTTCTCAAGTATTATCCATGCAGGCCCGCGACTGCAGCGTGCACTGCCGTCTCAATTCTCCGAACAACGACGAAAAGAAATAGCCGTCTCGGCGGCGAAGGCCGATATTGCTGCTGAACCTGACAGGCTTTGTGCTCTGGTTGATCTCTGCAAGACTTACCGAAACGCGGGCGAGAGTGCAACGGCTGTCCAAGTGTTCCGGGAAAACGTGAGCGCTCTTCCGACGAAAATTGATTTTGATTCTGACGTTCGCGGCTACTGGTATGAGTGGGGAATCGCCGAAGGCTCCGCCGTAGATGATGCAGCACACCCCGCTGCAGATGCCTGGCTTCAAGGCTTGTCAGTTGCTGACCACCTGAAGACAGCGCCAATCACTACCGATCATGCAAAGCTAGGCTGCGCGGGCCTCGGTGTCGCCTTCGGCAAACTCGCTGAACCTCGACCAGACTGCCCGTATGCCCGTGCCCGCCGCGCCACCGCATATCTCGGCCGACTGACCAAGCCTGACCCGAAAACCCTAAGCTACTTCGACAAGCATGATCGCGATGCCGAAACGATTCACACGCCACGTCCGAGGAGCCTTGAAGAAGCTATCGTTTGGCTGACGACGGCAGTAGCCCAGGCGGGTCACGAACTTCAAGACCCGTTCCTGAAGGCCTTGGCCAAGCCCGAGCAAGTCTCCTTCGACATGCTCCGCAATCTTCTCAAGTCCGTCCAATCTCCACGATCAGGCTCCATGCGGCCCAGTCTCAAATCTGTCTCTAATGCATCGGCTGAGTTTGGTGGCAGGTTAATGCTGCAGAAAATGCACAGCGAGCTAAAAGAAAGGATCAATTCAGGCGTCGAGCGCGTATTGAAACAGGCATGGGAAGCGGTCCCGGATGATACCGCAGAGGAAGCCCGATTCAGCACAGCAAAGCGGAAGGCTGGGGAGGCGATTACTCGCCTTTCCCCTGCCATCCGGAAACAAGTCAAAGCCCACTTTGATTCAACAAATTGGGAACCGCTGAGATCACACAAGCCACAGACGTGA
- a CDS encoding SIR2 family protein, whose translation MSFELLSKEDLLIAAVATKRPVAFLVGSPLSVKDGVGVPGVTEILDIIRDEIRGRAAFSLPNFDTALSGKVGGDAYQEGMKWLGKKMGQDAINDVIKTAILKARKAGIAEPLPGMDGHPEEWNIPAGTLSLGEMVAGGNERFLGPVLTTNFDPLISLAVRSAGGRSGRRVLAADGTLAGQAEDEPGICSIVHLHGFWRDSDTLHTQAQLTNPRPKLTKSLQRLLQRRTLIVAAYGGWDDVFTRALIEQER comes from the coding sequence ATGTCCTTCGAGCTACTATCAAAAGAAGACCTTCTCATCGCCGCTGTTGCGACAAAGCGTCCCGTGGCCTTCCTTGTCGGGTCACCGCTGTCAGTGAAGGACGGCGTTGGTGTGCCTGGTGTAACGGAAATCCTGGACATCATCCGAGATGAGATTCGTGGCCGTGCTGCTTTCTCGCTCCCCAACTTTGATACCGCTCTGAGTGGAAAAGTAGGCGGCGATGCCTACCAAGAGGGGATGAAGTGGCTCGGTAAAAAGATGGGGCAAGACGCCATAAACGACGTTATCAAAACGGCCATTTTGAAAGCGCGTAAGGCAGGAATCGCGGAACCGCTGCCGGGCATGGATGGACACCCCGAGGAATGGAATATTCCAGCCGGGACCTTGAGTCTGGGTGAGATGGTGGCCGGTGGAAATGAGCGATTTCTGGGGCCAGTCCTCACAACCAACTTCGACCCGCTGATTTCATTAGCAGTTCGAAGCGCAGGAGGTCGATCCGGACGGCGAGTTTTGGCAGCCGACGGAACACTTGCTGGCCAAGCTGAGGATGAGCCTGGAATCTGCTCCATCGTCCACCTGCATGGATTTTGGCGCGATTCCGACACGCTTCACACTCAGGCGCAACTGACCAACCCTCGGCCGAAGTTGACCAAATCCCTGCAACGCCTCCTCCAAAGGCGTACGCTCATCGTCGCTGCCTATGGTGGTTGGGATGATGTCTTCACGCGGGCGCTGATCGAACAAGAACGATGA